The following proteins come from a genomic window of Anaerobutyricum hallii:
- a CDS encoding immunoglobulin-like domain-containing protein, translated as MKMRKLLPGLLLFFMFLSCSVLAVCFLWKGTEVPKEPVLFGMVDITVDKGDKLPDLKENLTMNEAVETVVIDTSEVDLNEPGEYPIRYRYTDLSGQVYEKTVWCTVEEKDPGEEERQEAPEPGGTGIVVFRANVPKTRDTSHLLFYTLLLQLSLAGCGASVYRIIRSKKEGR; from the coding sequence ATGAAGATGAGAAAGCTGCTGCCAGGGCTTCTTTTGTTTTTCATGTTTTTATCATGCAGTGTCCTGGCTGTCTGCTTCCTGTGGAAAGGAACAGAGGTGCCGAAAGAGCCGGTCCTCTTTGGGATGGTGGATATCACGGTGGATAAAGGGGATAAGCTGCCGGACCTGAAAGAAAACCTGACCATGAATGAAGCAGTGGAGACTGTGGTGATCGATACCAGTGAGGTCGATCTTAACGAACCGGGAGAGTATCCCATCCGGTACCGTTACACGGATCTATCCGGGCAGGTCTATGAAAAGACCGTCTGGTGTACCGTAGAAGAAAAGGACCCCGGAGAAGAAGAAAGACAGGAGGCTCCAGAACCCGGCGGGACAGGCATCGTCGTTTTCCGGGCAAACGTCCCAAAGACAAGGGATACTTCACACCTCCTGTTTTATACCCTGCTGTTACAGCTGTCACTGGCAGGGTGCGGGGCCAGTGTCTACCGGATCATCCGGTCAAAAAAGGAGGGACGATAA
- a CDS encoding isopeptide-forming domain-containing fimbrial protein: MRFKKWKRKLKKGTLFALSALLAVGASWAGCIGGIETRAAGGFSDSGVYKKPAQTVSMEYAHSFNRAVTKSRTTVPSFMNDSNAEEPNKSFKAQQDAAGNSDADATWHGYGAYAKNHDPEDFWVRYSGVTTVGGKAVDLTIQVTDWKTQNDEAKPLPSAGDIFGHDNDPSHLGYAIGFSYKQTGVVMFSGFKWVKFKYSFSYADGSGSAPFTGYMTFQDIDQNQYVTVTDGMDKIQYASYIGGADGNSRCEADGWTYRSILDTNASEDQDTFLKTCLTAYVKDMTSMSIKYGWTGHTAIAYFDLAPFAMNSFAQEYEPKSPEKLIYNGSAWVKNSKETAVSHKLGDTYSYRYVEETPGYGTDIVETLGTPVSKMVYTDRLDDGLSYVIGSMKVSVGGISHNDWFTDSSSGQDIRFTANAGALSSEGFYGRQLVIEFQVKIKDAAYDWLGHERTSDNKYRLIPNTAHRDMEYVSRYDSQSGEKQTKASGQDTETVWAKVPVGDPDHPGEIPPPEKTVTDDDEKEVKKDTLTNADEAFLYTVSQAIPINMPSTDRFARFTFEDQIDTCLTIDEIHFYTGEKEVTEQFSIDGTEYQKNHIVASASETLLKDASFYGGQKGTVVKMTAKVHIDPDKSPLSVLREHGHMNAGDTETALTFTNQASVITTRIDKGGTWNADKKQDTGKTTTTVGIPEIPLPEKQVSDTDDLNWDGSIKEQGETEPGAHDRVTDVTGEWTYTITQKIPEHTVKLFYYASFSITDAVDGCLSYEPEDVRVHIGKSDVTDQFTIEKGEDNTLTVSAKEELLASEEFYGNKDGNEAVVIFPVKISADAETLKAVETGHLKLGEETFAHLMKLSELKKKEGFDDLGKAGDGEYVYAFLNQAASHIDSNLKYDGKLGVKDRETETVETVAETAEPVVSKESSQFEWQIGDKVDYTIRIGNKNTNSIADNVIVTDADLPKAMLPDADSIQITSVYESEEAEAASGAPDDRDIMKDSDIQYTENGFVLTIPKLYREETAVITLTCTAQEKAAYDTVTDRWEDCLEKADPKKKLTCVNGEVVDNIVSVTATLMLQDIPEEDEERVWINTPHLTIKKSAEKKEYEVGEVVKYTLEITNDHEGTLARDIVITDQIQTEGTRIIEGSIHLKDETGASYDLGKKAGKEADSPYVTLKDDRSFTITTGMHLRYDGESPFKMMDQIDERVHNLRLEGLSQEEWDSPLTHTKFVVTYEAKIEKEPENTNQIINVATAEGSNAEKVSDDEVVYLKSPVIDIEKESDKDVYRKDEIGKYTLTVTQTREDRTAVNMVITDGLREEDKGKAEIQTDTIKTFFNDKEFEPVSIQADKDSFTIETGKDLTVKDTLCVKYDVLFLSDTKEDTVTNIAKAKADNAYAEIELDVPLAKVTTDLSARKTSDPASGTVVKAGQQIIYYIDVHNDSDQTLTDVLVKDAVPESTAYVEDSASDDGKVMVLDGKEYITFVIGTLRAGSTQTLSFAVTVNEGTDAEKVIVNTAEVRETSEEDRGEDGSVPDPVWEEPFSPTNTTTHPLSTWAVDTNTVRLEVPDIIITKKAEEKTAMVGDRISWVIGVEQTTPECKVTNLVVEDLGLPEGVEIDHSSILVDGKKVTEKETVERDAAEISFVKTQNGFQIVYPVLAGKSEITFQSKVTDENLKGKEVKNTAAAISDQTPLKEDSATVKIPKNAVDKAVKEVTGGLKGVQTGLKDHVGVLLAGAFCLLGGAYFFRRRRRHNSKTGKF; encoded by the coding sequence ATGCGTTTTAAGAAATGGAAGAGAAAGTTAAAAAAAGGGACCCTTTTTGCCCTAAGTGCCCTGCTCGCAGTCGGCGCTTCCTGGGCGGGATGCATTGGAGGGATCGAGACCCGGGCCGCAGGCGGATTTTCCGACTCCGGTGTCTACAAAAAACCGGCACAGACGGTCTCCATGGAGTATGCACATTCGTTTAACCGGGCAGTCACGAAGAGCCGGACTACCGTGCCGTCCTTTATGAATGACAGCAATGCGGAGGAGCCGAACAAGAGCTTCAAAGCCCAGCAGGATGCGGCGGGCAACAGCGATGCCGATGCGACCTGGCACGGCTATGGTGCCTATGCCAAAAACCATGACCCGGAAGATTTCTGGGTACGCTACAGCGGCGTGACGACCGTTGGCGGGAAAGCAGTCGATCTGACCATCCAGGTGACAGACTGGAAGACACAAAACGATGAGGCAAAGCCCCTCCCGTCAGCCGGGGACATCTTTGGCCATGACAATGACCCGTCCCATCTGGGCTATGCCATCGGTTTTTCCTATAAACAGACGGGCGTGGTCATGTTCAGCGGGTTCAAATGGGTGAAGTTTAAGTACAGCTTTTCCTATGCAGACGGAAGCGGGTCCGCCCCGTTTACCGGTTACATGACATTCCAGGATATCGACCAGAACCAGTACGTGACAGTTACTGACGGGATGGATAAGATCCAGTATGCTTCCTACATCGGGGGAGCCGACGGGAACAGCCGGTGCGAAGCCGATGGGTGGACCTACCGGTCCATTCTGGATACCAATGCCAGTGAAGATCAGGATACTTTTTTAAAGACCTGTCTGACAGCCTATGTAAAGGATATGACATCCATGTCCATCAAATACGGATGGACCGGCCATACGGCGATCGCCTACTTTGACCTGGCACCCTTTGCCATGAACAGCTTTGCCCAGGAGTATGAGCCAAAGAGTCCGGAAAAGCTCATCTATAACGGTTCCGCCTGGGTAAAGAACAGCAAAGAGACCGCCGTATCACACAAGCTGGGGGATACGTATTCCTACCGGTATGTGGAGGAGACCCCGGGATACGGGACGGACATCGTGGAGACACTGGGGACACCGGTCTCAAAGATGGTGTACACCGACCGGCTGGATGACGGGCTTTCCTATGTGATCGGATCGATGAAGGTATCCGTGGGAGGCATTTCCCACAATGACTGGTTTACGGACAGCTCCAGCGGACAGGACATCCGGTTCACGGCAAATGCAGGTGCACTGTCCAGCGAAGGCTTCTATGGCAGGCAGCTGGTCATCGAATTCCAGGTGAAGATCAAGGATGCGGCTTATGACTGGCTTGGCCATGAAAGGACAAGTGATAATAAGTACCGTCTGATCCCGAATACAGCACACCGGGATATGGAATATGTGAGCCGGTATGACAGCCAGTCAGGAGAAAAGCAGACAAAGGCATCCGGCCAGGATACGGAGACCGTCTGGGCGAAAGTCCCGGTCGGGGACCCGGATCATCCGGGGGAGATCCCGCCGCCGGAAAAGACGGTCACGGATGACGATGAGAAGGAGGTAAAGAAAGATACCCTGACCAATGCAGACGAAGCCTTCCTTTACACAGTATCTCAGGCGATTCCAATCAATATGCCGTCCACGGACCGGTTCGCCCGGTTTACCTTTGAGGACCAGATCGATACCTGTTTGACCATCGATGAGATCCATTTTTACACCGGGGAGAAAGAGGTCACAGAGCAGTTTTCCATCGATGGGACAGAGTATCAAAAGAACCATATCGTGGCATCCGCTTCCGAAACATTATTAAAGGATGCCTCCTTTTACGGGGGCCAGAAAGGGACCGTCGTAAAGATGACGGCAAAAGTTCACATCGATCCGGACAAGTCCCCGCTCTCCGTGCTCCGGGAACACGGTCATATGAATGCCGGTGACACGGAGACGGCCCTTACCTTTACCAACCAGGCATCGGTCATCACAACAAGGATCGACAAAGGAGGCACATGGAATGCCGATAAGAAGCAGGATACCGGAAAGACGACGACGACCGTGGGGATTCCGGAGATCCCGTTGCCGGAAAAACAGGTCTCGGATACGGATGACCTTAACTGGGATGGAAGCATCAAAGAACAGGGGGAAACAGAACCCGGAGCCCATGACCGGGTGACCGATGTCACAGGGGAATGGACCTATACCATCACACAGAAGATCCCGGAACACACGGTGAAACTGTTTTATTATGCATCTTTTAGCATCACGGATGCGGTAGACGGCTGCTTGTCTTATGAGCCGGAAGATGTCCGGGTCCATATCGGAAAGAGCGACGTAACGGATCAGTTTACCATTGAAAAAGGGGAGGACAATACCCTTACCGTATCAGCAAAAGAGGAACTGCTCGCTTCGGAAGAATTTTATGGAAATAAGGATGGAAATGAAGCCGTGGTCATATTCCCGGTAAAGATCTCCGCAGATGCAGAGACCTTAAAAGCAGTGGAAACCGGACATCTGAAGCTGGGAGAAGAGACGTTTGCCCATCTGATGAAACTTTCCGAACTCAAGAAAAAGGAAGGATTTGACGACCTTGGAAAAGCAGGAGACGGGGAGTATGTTTATGCTTTCTTAAACCAGGCGGCAAGCCACATCGATTCCAATCTGAAATATGATGGAAAACTCGGTGTAAAAGACCGTGAAACAGAAACGGTGGAGACCGTTGCTGAAACAGCAGAACCTGTGGTTTCCAAAGAATCCAGCCAGTTTGAATGGCAGATTGGAGATAAAGTGGATTATACGATCCGGATCGGGAATAAGAACACAAATTCCATTGCGGACAATGTCATCGTTACCGATGCGGACCTTCCAAAAGCGATGCTCCCGGATGCGGATTCCATCCAGATCACCAGTGTTTATGAGAGTGAAGAGGCGGAGGCAGCTTCCGGAGCGCCGGATGACAGGGACATCATGAAAGACAGTGATATCCAATACACCGAAAACGGTTTTGTCCTGACGATCCCGAAATTATACCGGGAAGAGACGGCTGTGATCACGTTGACCTGTACGGCCCAGGAAAAAGCGGCCTATGACACGGTCACAGACCGGTGGGAAGACTGTCTGGAAAAAGCGGATCCAAAGAAGAAACTTACCTGTGTGAATGGAGAGGTCGTGGATAATATTGTATCTGTGACCGCAACCTTAATGCTTCAGGATATTCCGGAGGAAGATGAAGAACGGGTCTGGATAAATACCCCGCACCTCACGATCAAAAAATCCGCAGAAAAGAAAGAGTATGAGGTCGGGGAAGTGGTGAAATACACCCTGGAGATCACTAACGACCATGAGGGAACTCTGGCAAGGGATATCGTCATCACAGACCAGATCCAGACGGAAGGGACCCGCATCATTGAGGGAAGCATCCACTTAAAGGATGAGACCGGGGCGTCCTATGACCTTGGAAAGAAAGCCGGGAAAGAGGCAGATTCCCCTTATGTCACCTTAAAGGATGACCGTTCCTTTACCATCACAACGGGGATGCACCTTCGGTATGACGGGGAGAGCCCGTTTAAGATGATGGACCAGATCGATGAAAGAGTCCATAACCTGCGGCTGGAAGGGCTCTCGCAGGAGGAATGGGATTCCCCGCTCACCCACACAAAATTTGTCGTGACGTATGAGGCAAAGATCGAGAAGGAGCCGGAAAATACGAACCAGATCATCAACGTGGCAACGGCAGAAGGTTCTAATGCAGAGAAAGTCAGTGATGATGAAGTGGTTTATCTGAAATCCCCGGTCATCGATATCGAAAAAGAATCCGATAAAGATGTATATCGGAAGGATGAAATTGGAAAATATACGCTCACTGTCACCCAGACCAGGGAGGACCGGACCGCAGTCAATATGGTGATCACCGACGGGCTTAGGGAAGAAGACAAAGGAAAAGCGGAGATCCAGACGGATACCATAAAAACATTTTTTAATGATAAGGAATTTGAACCGGTCTCCATCCAGGCGGATAAGGATTCTTTTACCATTGAGACCGGAAAGGACCTGACGGTCAAAGATACCCTTTGCGTAAAATATGATGTCCTGTTCTTATCCGATACCAAAGAAGATACGGTGACGAACATCGCAAAGGCAAAAGCAGACAACGCCTATGCCGAGATCGAGCTGGATGTGCCGCTTGCGAAAGTCACTACGGATCTTTCTGCCAGAAAGACTTCGGACCCGGCAAGCGGGACTGTGGTGAAAGCGGGCCAGCAGATCATTTATTACATCGATGTCCATAATGATTCCGATCAGACCCTGACGGATGTCCTGGTAAAAGATGCGGTCCCGGAATCTACAGCCTATGTGGAGGACTCTGCTTCGGATGACGGAAAGGTCATGGTCCTGGATGGAAAAGAATACATTACCTTTGTGATCGGCACCTTACGGGCCGGAAGCACCCAGACGTTATCTTTTGCAGTCACTGTAAATGAGGGAACGGATGCAGAGAAAGTCATCGTGAATACCGCAGAAGTCCGTGAGACCTCCGAAGAGGACAGAGGCGAAGACGGCTCTGTCCCGGATCCTGTCTGGGAGGAACCGTTCTCCCCGACCAACACCACGACCCATCCGCTTTCCACCTGGGCAGTCGATACGAACACAGTCAGACTGGAAGTGCCGGATATCATTATCACGAAAAAGGCGGAAGAAAAGACTGCCATGGTGGGAGACCGCATTTCCTGGGTGATCGGGGTGGAGCAGACCACGCCGGAGTGTAAAGTGACGAACCTGGTCGTGGAAGACCTGGGACTCCCGGAAGGAGTGGAGATCGATCACAGTTCTATCCTGGTGGATGGAAAGAAAGTTACGGAGAAAGAAACGGTGGAAAGGGATGCAGCAGAGATCTCTTTCGTAAAGACCCAGAACGGTTTCCAGATCGTTTATCCGGTACTTGCCGGAAAGTCTGAGATCACCTTTCAAAGCAAAGTCACCGATGAAAACCTGAAAGGAAAAGAGGTAAAGAATACAGCAGCAGCCATTTCGGACCAGACACCGTTAAAAGAAGATTCGGCAACGGTGAAGATCCCGAAGAATGCCGTTGACAAGGCGGTAAAGGAAGTGACCGGCGGATTAAAGGGAGTCCAGACGGGGCTTAAGGACCATGTGGGAGTCCTTTTAGCCGGCGCTTTCTGCCTGCTTGGCGGGGCATACTTTTTCCGGAGACGCAGGAGACATAACAGCAAAACAGGAAAGTTCTGA
- a CDS encoding VirB4-like conjugal transfer ATPase, CD1110 family, with translation MVVNANARFNAARRKSIPCVKIPKNVKQALNIDTMYQNGMAKVEPLKKNCLYDRCYLFEEINYINKDEEEKDRFLNQFMDWLKAMNVDFKISIVDEYQSMDAFLERIRTVPNEGAYPEVEEGIKGWIGEKLSETNPNVATLRYLTVSCRADSPAEAGILFNALDTTICTMFHCWQGRIHRMDGEERLRCLHSLLRVGKKEEEKYQYLDEKGRHDWKNDVLPKTIRQKENFLILDDVCLSVLFGWKFQSAIDPDTCIRKLANVEFPSLVTMDFAPVPQERILEKLAAACMNNEKAISEEEERKRKNQVISIGPSYPKQRKKDGIEGYLDQVVENDETGFFMNFLVAVTAGDEDTLAERVKKMQAIGSKEGIVLETADYQQLKALNTALPYGGRQVDYMRFFLSSSVAAFQPFHAQDIIEPGGYMYGLNRTTKQLIFGNRKMLMNPHGIIIGHTGSGKSVLVKMTEILQTLVSTDDDILIIDPQNEFEDIVKDNGGSYFDLTPKSRIYLNGFEVPEGVFYGSRDIRERFTATQAKYAKSLTAAIMNNITFTQEHASVVGRCTRKMFEECFAQKNLKKQPTLRLLREEIRKELDRAENEYDKNVIRPIYNSMEEYTAGSCDMLARPSTVRLENRLVGFGMKNVPEDNWEAVMLTIMHYTSSRMEYNQSLQRATHFIVDETQVVSKKGTSADQLNTAVATFRKFGGICTMVLQNLTAALHNEQLKELFSNCSYKCFLDQGGVDANALAEIQELSRAEFDALNSGETGQGVMVWGKKVVLFDAKISKENVLYPLISTNFHEKAEEKNMAPADMAKLPEQKPETDREEDHMEQIIIRMAGITPVTAGDILSVLDITEEEAEEKLLALCRDGKLISTWEGGILRYKKEG, from the coding sequence ATGGTCGTAAACGCAAACGCAAGGTTTAATGCCGCCAGGAGAAAGAGCATTCCCTGTGTGAAGATCCCGAAAAACGTAAAACAGGCCTTAAACATCGATACGATGTATCAAAACGGGATGGCAAAGGTGGAGCCGCTAAAGAAGAACTGCCTGTATGACCGGTGCTATCTCTTTGAGGAGATCAATTACATCAATAAGGACGAGGAAGAAAAAGACCGGTTTTTAAACCAGTTCATGGACTGGCTCAAGGCCATGAACGTGGATTTCAAGATCAGCATCGTCGATGAATACCAGAGCATGGATGCGTTTTTAGAAAGGATACGGACAGTGCCGAATGAAGGAGCCTATCCGGAAGTGGAGGAAGGGATAAAGGGATGGATCGGGGAAAAGCTTTCCGAGACGAACCCGAACGTTGCCACCCTCCGGTACCTGACCGTCTCCTGCCGGGCGGATTCCCCGGCGGAGGCAGGGATCCTCTTTAATGCCCTGGATACGACGATTTGTACCATGTTCCACTGCTGGCAGGGCAGGATCCACCGGATGGACGGGGAGGAGAGGCTTAGGTGCCTCCATTCCCTCCTCCGCGTCGGAAAGAAAGAGGAAGAGAAATATCAGTATCTGGATGAAAAGGGCCGGCATGACTGGAAAAATGACGTGCTGCCAAAGACCATCCGGCAGAAAGAAAATTTCCTCATCCTGGATGATGTCTGTCTGTCCGTCCTGTTCGGATGGAAGTTCCAGAGCGCCATCGATCCGGATACCTGTATCCGGAAGCTGGCAAATGTGGAGTTCCCCTCCCTGGTCACCATGGACTTTGCCCCGGTCCCGCAGGAGAGGATCCTCGAAAAGCTGGCGGCGGCCTGCATGAACAACGAAAAGGCGATCAGCGAGGAGGAGGAGAGGAAGCGGAAGAACCAGGTGATCTCCATCGGGCCTTCCTATCCAAAGCAGAGGAAAAAGGACGGGATCGAAGGCTACCTTGACCAGGTGGTGGAAAACGATGAGACCGGGTTTTTCATGAACTTCCTCGTGGCCGTGACGGCGGGGGATGAAGATACCCTTGCCGAGCGGGTAAAAAAGATGCAGGCCATCGGTTCCAAAGAGGGGATCGTGCTGGAAACGGCAGACTACCAGCAGTTAAAGGCGTTAAATACGGCCCTGCCTTACGGCGGAAGGCAGGTGGACTATATGCGGTTCTTCCTTTCCTCTTCCGTAGCCGCTTTCCAGCCGTTTCATGCCCAGGACATCATTGAGCCCGGGGGATATATGTACGGCCTGAACAGGACCACGAAGCAGCTGATCTTCGGCAACCGGAAGATGCTGATGAACCCCCATGGGATCATCATCGGGCATACCGGTTCCGGGAAGTCCGTCCTCGTCAAGATGACGGAGATCCTCCAGACCCTGGTCAGTACCGACGATGACATCCTCATCATAGACCCCCAGAACGAATTTGAGGATATCGTAAAAGATAACGGCGGTTCCTATTTCGACCTGACCCCGAAGAGCCGGATATACCTCAATGGGTTCGAGGTCCCGGAGGGCGTGTTTTATGGCAGCCGGGATATCAGGGAACGGTTCACCGCCACGCAGGCAAAGTATGCAAAGAGCCTGACGGCGGCCATCATGAACAACATCACCTTTACCCAGGAACACGCCTCGGTCGTGGGACGCTGCACAAGGAAGATGTTTGAAGAGTGTTTTGCCCAGAAAAACCTGAAAAAACAGCCAACACTCCGTCTGTTAAGGGAGGAGATACGGAAAGAACTGGACCGGGCGGAAAACGAGTATGACAAAAATGTGATCCGCCCGATTTATAACAGTATGGAGGAGTACACCGCAGGCTCCTGTGATATGCTGGCCCGCCCGTCTACGGTCAGGCTGGAAAACCGGCTGGTAGGCTTTGGGATGAAAAATGTGCCGGAGGATAACTGGGAGGCGGTGATGCTCACCATTATGCACTATACTTCCTCCAGGATGGAATATAACCAGTCCCTGCAGAGGGCCACCCATTTCATCGTGGATGAGACCCAGGTGGTCAGCAAAAAGGGGACGTCGGCGGACCAGCTGAACACGGCTGTCGCCACCTTCCGTAAATTTGGCGGGATCTGTACCATGGTCCTGCAGAACCTGACGGCAGCCCTTCACAATGAGCAGTTAAAAGAACTGTTTTCGAACTGTTCTTATAAATGTTTTTTAGATCAGGGAGGCGTGGATGCCAACGCCTTAGCAGAGATCCAGGAATTATCCAGGGCGGAATTTGATGCACTGAACTCCGGTGAGACCGGGCAGGGCGTGATGGTCTGGGGGAAAAAGGTGGTCCTGTTCGATGCCAAGATATCGAAGGAGAATGTCCTTTACCCGCTCATCAGCACCAACTTCCATGAAAAAGCGGAGGAAAAGAACATGGCACCGGCGGATATGGCTAAACTGCCAGAGCAGAAACCGGAAACAGACAGGGAAGAAGACCACATGGAGCAGATCATCATCCGGATGGCAGGGATCACACCGGTCACAGCTGGGGATATCCTGTCGGTGTTAGACATCACGGAAGAGGAAGCGGAGGAAAAGCTGCTTGCCTTATGCCGGGATGGAAAACTGATATCCACCTGGGAAGGCGGCATCCTCCGCTATAAGAAAGAGGGATGA
- a CDS encoding PrgI family mobile element protein produces the protein MKININEDFNEAFPDEAFAGFTLKQCLVGGGAFALAVAAALLLWRFAGIGIVECTYIAVPAMFPVCALGLGRYQGQGILQIIKEWDYCRKTRRLLYEAGEKPEGKERTFHMEKGAEDKTGRRGEHGRKRKRKV, from the coding sequence ATGAAGATCAATATCAATGAAGACTTTAATGAAGCGTTCCCCGATGAGGCCTTTGCGGGGTTTACCTTAAAGCAGTGCCTGGTGGGAGGCGGGGCCTTTGCCCTTGCGGTAGCAGCCGCCCTTCTCTTATGGCGGTTTGCCGGGATCGGGATCGTGGAATGCACCTACATCGCGGTGCCTGCCATGTTCCCGGTCTGTGCACTGGGGCTTGGGAGATACCAGGGGCAGGGCATCCTGCAGATCATAAAAGAATGGGATTACTGCCGCAAGACAAGGCGGCTTTTGTATGAGGCGGGGGAAAAGCCGGAGGGAAAGGAACGGACATTCCATATGGAAAAAGGAGCAGAAGACAAGACAGGAAGGAGGGGAGAGCATGGTCGTAAACGCAAACGCAAGGTTTAA